One stretch of Natronobacterium texcoconense DNA includes these proteins:
- a CDS encoding excinuclease ABC subunit C: MNAEGVRERASELPREPGVYQFQEDDTTLYVGKAVDLRSRVRSYADPRSARISRMVDRADGLEIAVTDTETQALLLEANLIKRHQPRYNVRLKDDKSYPMVQLTDHEAPRIEITRDPDESATVFGPYTTKSQVETVVKALRESYGVRGCSDHKYANRDRPCLDYEMGLCTAPCTREIDLESYAEDVTAVERFLEGETGILADPLRREMEAAAQGRNFERAANLRDRLETVEAFHGEGGEAVQSVGDERAVDVLGVAIEGTDATVARLRAEDGKLVDRERHTLEAPTTDGAGDDEGGVPAVLAAFIVQYYAERELPDALLLPERHGDEEVTAWLEAEGVSVRVPGAGREAKLVELALKNARRNVGGRDECAMLAEALDLETGRVERIEGFDVSHAQGKSAVGSDVTFVDGSAEKADYRRKKLTDENDDYANMKTLLEWRARRAVEGRDDRPDPDLLLIDGGEGQLEAARDALAEVGWDVPAIALAKAEERVVTPDREYAWPSDAPHLHLLQRVRDEAHRFAVQYHQTIRDDVKTVLDDVPGIGPETRKRLLGRFGSVENVREASVDDLQSVSGVGEKTAQTVKERL, encoded by the coding sequence ATGAACGCCGAAGGGGTTCGCGAGCGTGCAAGCGAGTTGCCGCGTGAGCCCGGCGTCTACCAGTTCCAGGAGGACGATACGACGCTGTACGTCGGGAAGGCGGTCGACCTCCGGAGCCGGGTGCGGTCGTACGCCGACCCACGGTCGGCACGAATTAGCCGGATGGTCGACCGCGCCGACGGCCTCGAGATCGCCGTCACCGACACCGAGACGCAGGCCCTGTTGCTCGAGGCGAACCTGATCAAGCGCCACCAGCCCCGGTACAACGTCCGGCTGAAAGACGACAAGTCGTACCCGATGGTCCAGTTGACGGACCACGAGGCGCCGAGGATCGAGATCACTCGCGACCCCGACGAGTCCGCGACCGTCTTCGGCCCCTACACCACCAAGAGCCAGGTGGAGACCGTCGTGAAAGCGCTCAGGGAGAGCTACGGCGTCCGTGGCTGTTCGGACCACAAGTACGCCAACCGCGACCGGCCCTGTCTCGACTACGAGATGGGCCTCTGTACCGCACCCTGTACTCGCGAGATCGATCTCGAGAGCTACGCCGAGGACGTGACCGCAGTCGAACGCTTCCTCGAGGGCGAGACAGGCATCCTCGCGGACCCGCTACGCCGGGAGATGGAAGCCGCCGCCCAGGGCCGGAACTTCGAGCGCGCGGCGAACCTCCGGGACCGACTCGAGACCGTCGAGGCGTTCCACGGCGAGGGCGGCGAGGCCGTCCAGTCGGTCGGCGACGAACGAGCAGTCGACGTCCTCGGCGTCGCCATCGAGGGGACGGACGCAACCGTCGCTCGTCTGCGTGCCGAGGACGGCAAGCTCGTGGATCGGGAGCGACACACACTCGAGGCGCCGACGACCGACGGTGCGGGAGACGACGAAGGCGGCGTTCCGGCCGTTCTCGCGGCCTTCATCGTCCAGTACTACGCCGAACGGGAACTCCCGGACGCACTCTTGCTCCCCGAACGCCACGGCGACGAGGAGGTCACGGCCTGGCTCGAGGCCGAGGGCGTCTCGGTTCGCGTGCCGGGTGCCGGCCGAGAGGCCAAACTGGTCGAACTCGCGCTCAAAAACGCCCGGCGCAACGTCGGTGGCCGCGACGAGTGTGCGATGCTCGCCGAGGCACTCGACCTCGAGACCGGCCGCGTCGAGCGCATCGAGGGGTTCGACGTGAGCCACGCCCAGGGGAAGTCGGCGGTCGGCAGCGACGTCACGTTCGTCGACGGCAGCGCCGAGAAAGCCGACTATCGCCGGAAGAAACTCACCGACGAGAACGACGACTACGCGAACATGAAGACGCTGCTCGAGTGGCGCGCCCGCCGTGCCGTCGAGGGACGGGATGACCGGCCGGACCCCGATCTGCTGTTGATCGACGGTGGGGAAGGGCAACTCGAGGCGGCCCGCGACGCGCTGGCCGAAGTGGGCTGGGACGTGCCTGCCATCGCGCTCGCGAAGGCCGAAGAGCGCGTCGTGACGCCCGATCGAGAGTACGCCTGGCCGAGCGACGCACCCCACCTGCATCTCCTCCAGCGCGTACGCGACGAGGCTCACCGCTTTGCAGTGCAGTATCACCAGACGATCCGCGACGACGTGAAGACGGTACTCGACGACGTGCCCGGGATCGGCCCCGAGACGCGAAAGCGACTGCTCGGGCGGTTCGGCAGCGTCGAGAACGTCCGCGAGGCGAGCGTCGACGACCTCCAGAGCGTCTCGGGTGTGGGAGAGAAGACTGCACAGACGGTCAAAGAGCGACTGTAG
- a CDS encoding ribbon-helix-helix domain-containing protein gives MSNADTNSGSDPEKTNINIRLTETFLEDIDATWKEEGYNSRSEFIRDALRDAVRHPELTRESWKEIAAVEHARRTGESETFTRDEILGDDE, from the coding sequence ATGTCGAACGCGGATACGAACAGCGGGTCAGATCCCGAAAAGACGAATATCAACATCAGACTCACGGAAACCTTCCTCGAGGACATCGACGCAACGTGGAAAGAAGAGGGGTACAACAGTCGCAGCGAGTTCATCCGCGACGCACTCCGGGACGCCGTTCGTCATCCGGAGCTAACGCGTGAAAGCTGGAAAGAGATCGCAGCCGTAGAACACGCACGGCGGACCGGCGAGAGCGAGACGTTCACGCGCGACGAGATTCTCGGCGACGATGAGTGA
- a CDS encoding RNA ligase family protein — translation MKAYPAIPSVDAAPSDLFEEGHLWLLEKIDGAHLRFQLQKSGLVRFGDRNRVYDDPDDVPEPYQHAVRHVRENLDREALRNAVDDVEDVVFFGEATSYRTIDYDWERMPSFLGVDVWSADAETFRPPDAVQAIFDGIGLESVNVFEQERRARDFDPGSYAIPQSAWYDGPAEGVVIRDKRGRRAKLLHPDFGDADELTPFDTSTEELAARYTTRSRLEKLATRLEDADRPVTFETLYERVLEDILREAHRRLDHGESSVELDEFRSEVGALTRAFLEDRSNGT, via the coding sequence ATGAAAGCGTATCCGGCTATTCCATCGGTCGACGCTGCACCGAGCGATCTCTTCGAGGAGGGTCACCTGTGGCTGCTCGAGAAGATCGACGGCGCACACCTTCGGTTCCAGTTGCAGAAGTCGGGGCTCGTCCGCTTTGGCGATCGAAACAGGGTCTACGACGACCCCGACGACGTGCCCGAACCGTACCAGCACGCCGTTCGCCACGTTCGAGAGAACCTCGATCGTGAGGCACTCCGGAACGCTGTCGACGACGTCGAGGACGTCGTCTTCTTCGGTGAGGCGACCAGCTACCGAACGATCGACTACGACTGGGAGCGCATGCCGTCGTTTCTCGGCGTCGACGTCTGGTCGGCCGACGCGGAAACGTTCCGTCCGCCGGACGCAGTGCAGGCGATCTTCGACGGGATCGGCCTCGAGTCGGTGAACGTCTTCGAACAGGAGCGCCGCGCTCGAGATTTCGACCCCGGCTCGTACGCGATTCCGCAGTCGGCATGGTACGACGGGCCGGCCGAAGGCGTCGTGATTCGGGACAAACGGGGCCGCCGTGCGAAGCTTCTCCATCCCGATTTCGGGGACGCCGACGAACTGACGCCGTTCGACACGTCCACGGAAGAGCTGGCAGCGAGATACACAACGCGGAGCCGACTCGAGAAACTGGCGACCAGACTCGAGGACGCTGATCGACCCGTCACCTTCGAAACGCTCTACGAACGCGTGCTCGAGGATATCCTTCGGGAGGCTCACCGGCGGCTCGACCACGGCGAGAGCAGCGTCGAGTTGGACGAGTTTCGGTCCGAGGTCGGCGCACTCACGCGGGCGTTTCTCGAGGATCGGTCAAACGGAACGTAG
- a CDS encoding ABC transporter ATP-binding protein: MPAITVDGLTKSYGQTLALQDLSFEVEDGEVFGFLGPNGAGKSTTINVLLDFVRPTAGRVEVLGLDAQGNSREIRSRTGVLPEGYQVYERLTGREHLEFAIESKGADADTDALLERVGIADAADKKAGGYSKGMAQRLMLAMALVGEPDLLILDEPSTGLDPNGAREMREIVRAENDRGATVFFSSHSMEQVEAVCDRVGILRNGEMVAVDSVEGLRDSLEGGTTLRVTVDRIDDDALQAVRSLGDVASATVENADGADTTLAIAVDGSKTAVLGELEDRGIEVRDFSTREASLEDVFQSYTTGSEVAPR; encoded by the coding sequence ATGCCCGCTATTACAGTCGACGGACTGACCAAATCGTACGGTCAGACCCTCGCTCTCCAGGACCTCTCGTTCGAGGTCGAGGACGGTGAGGTGTTCGGCTTCCTCGGCCCCAACGGTGCTGGAAAGTCGACGACGATCAACGTCTTGCTCGACTTCGTCCGCCCGACTGCTGGCCGAGTCGAGGTCCTCGGCCTCGACGCCCAGGGGAACAGCCGCGAGATCCGATCGCGGACCGGCGTCCTCCCCGAGGGCTATCAGGTCTACGAGCGGCTCACCGGCCGCGAACACCTCGAGTTCGCGATCGAATCGAAAGGCGCCGACGCCGACACCGACGCCCTCCTCGAGCGAGTCGGCATCGCCGACGCTGCAGACAAGAAAGCCGGCGGCTACTCGAAGGGGATGGCCCAGCGGCTCATGCTCGCGATGGCGCTGGTCGGCGAACCCGACCTATTGATTCTGGACGAACCCTCGACCGGGCTCGACCCCAACGGTGCCCGCGAGATGCGCGAAATCGTCCGCGCAGAGAACGACCGCGGCGCCACCGTCTTCTTCTCGAGTCACAGCATGGAACAGGTCGAAGCCGTCTGCGACCGCGTCGGTATCCTCCGGAACGGCGAGATGGTCGCCGTCGACTCCGTCGAGGGGCTCCGGGACTCACTCGAGGGCGGGACGACGCTTCGCGTCACCGTCGACCGGATCGACGACGACGCGCTACAGGCCGTCCGGTCGCTCGGGGACGTCGCGAGCGCGACGGTCGAGAACGCCGACGGTGCCGACACCACCCTCGCCATCGCCGTCGACGGCTCGAAGACGGCGGTGCTCGGCGAACTCGAGGACCGCGGCATCGAGGTCCGTGACTTCTCGACGCGGGAGGCGTCGCTCGAGGACGTCTTCCAGTCGTACACGACGGGCTCGGAGGTGGCTCCACGATGA
- the rio1 gene encoding serine/threonine-protein kinase Rio1 has protein sequence MGQGTEYGLVDLEEAETPGDEWEEIDVTDTEADRIARKRDRKFEQFEERIKDADQFKVEQSVFDDATLAALYKLVQDGYVEAFGGPLSTGKEANVYHAQGDGREVAVKVYRINASNFRQMRDYLEGDPRFEGLGGKKKDVVLAWTKKELANLRRAQKAGVRVPEPIAAERNVLVMEYIGNEEGRAKRLGEVHIENPETAYEVMREYMRRLYSAGIIHGDLSEYNVVFDEGQLVIIDVGQAVTVHHPNSRDFLERDCENVASFFSRQGLETDPDELLEFVTSPEPDPSRD, from the coding sequence ATGGGACAGGGAACGGAATACGGTCTGGTCGACCTCGAGGAAGCCGAGACGCCAGGCGACGAGTGGGAAGAGATCGACGTCACGGACACCGAGGCCGATCGGATCGCTCGCAAACGCGATCGGAAGTTCGAGCAGTTCGAGGAGCGAATCAAAGACGCCGACCAGTTCAAGGTCGAGCAGTCGGTGTTCGACGACGCAACGTTGGCAGCACTGTACAAACTCGTCCAGGACGGCTACGTCGAGGCCTTCGGCGGCCCGCTGTCGACGGGCAAGGAGGCTAACGTCTATCACGCGCAGGGCGACGGCCGCGAGGTCGCGGTCAAAGTCTACCGGATCAACGCCTCGAACTTCCGGCAGATGCGCGACTACCTCGAGGGCGACCCACGGTTCGAAGGACTGGGCGGCAAGAAGAAAGACGTCGTGCTCGCTTGGACGAAGAAGGAACTCGCGAACCTCCGGCGGGCACAGAAGGCCGGCGTCCGTGTCCCGGAACCGATCGCCGCCGAGCGTAACGTCCTCGTGATGGAGTACATCGGTAACGAGGAGGGCCGCGCAAAGCGACTCGGCGAGGTCCACATCGAGAACCCCGAGACGGCCTACGAGGTCATGCGCGAGTACATGCGTCGGCTCTACTCCGCCGGGATCATCCACGGCGACCTGAGCGAGTACAACGTCGTCTTCGACGAAGGGCAACTCGTGATCATCGACGTCGGCCAGGCCGTCACCGTCCACCACCCCAACAGCCGCGACTTCTTAGAGCGCGACTGCGAGAACGTCGCGAGTTTCTTCTCCCGGCAGGGCCTCGAGACCGACCCCGACGAGTTACTCGAGTTCGTGACGAGTCCGGAGCCGGATCCGTCTCGAGACTGA
- the ligA gene encoding NAD-dependent DNA ligase LigA has product MSRADSVDEDNPYLRDPPTDFEPVEELSEGKAREQVELLREAVREHDRRYYVENDPIIADRTYDALFARLQELEDAFDLTHPDSPTRSVGGEPIEEFETVEHVAPMLSIDQSGEEKDVREFADRVQREVGNVDYVCEPKFDGVSMEFVYENGRLERAVTRGDGRDGDDVTRNARTIGSVPQKLHGDYPEFLTVRGEVYMPKDAFQAHNRERIERGEEPFANPRNATAGTIRQLDPSIVAERPLEVFFFDVLEASDLEESHREELERFPEWGLRVTDHVETAESIDDAIDYRDRMLEARDDLNYEIDGTVIKVDDRDAREELGRTARHDRYAFAYKFPARAEVTPIVDVAVQIGRTGRVTPVALLEPVDVGGVTVSRASLHNPEEIAEKNVDVGDTVRVQRAGDVIPYVEEVVEKGTENDPESHYELPDHCPVCDSAIERDGPMAFCTGGLACDAQLRRSIEYYASDDGLDLEGLGEKSVRQLVDAGLLESVADLYELEREDLTELEGWGERSAENLLDEIEDTREPPLADFLSALGIPHVGPTTARELAREFGTFEAVRETAETEPERLEGVDDVGETVAGQIHDFFTSEANAEAVDDVLEHVSPTESELESGGDELEGLTFVFTGSLEGVTRSEAQETVEAHGANATSSVSGNTDYLVVGENPGQTKRDDAQDNDVPIIDEGEFRELLVEYGIDLE; this is encoded by the coding sequence ATGTCTCGCGCCGATAGCGTCGACGAAGACAACCCCTACCTCCGGGATCCGCCGACCGACTTCGAACCAGTCGAGGAGCTCTCGGAGGGGAAAGCCCGCGAGCAGGTCGAACTGCTCCGGGAGGCCGTTCGCGAACACGACCGGCGGTACTACGTCGAGAACGATCCGATAATCGCCGACCGGACCTACGACGCCCTCTTTGCTCGGCTGCAAGAACTCGAGGACGCGTTCGACCTCACCCACCCCGACAGCCCCACGAGAAGCGTCGGTGGCGAACCGATAGAGGAGTTCGAGACGGTCGAACACGTCGCACCGATGCTCTCGATCGACCAGAGCGGCGAGGAGAAGGACGTCCGGGAGTTCGCGGATCGAGTTCAGAGGGAGGTTGGAAATGTCGATTACGTCTGCGAACCCAAGTTCGACGGCGTCTCGATGGAGTTCGTCTACGAGAACGGCCGCCTCGAGCGCGCCGTCACTCGCGGCGACGGACGAGACGGCGACGACGTAACCCGGAACGCACGAACTATCGGCTCCGTCCCGCAGAAACTGCACGGTGACTACCCCGAGTTCCTGACCGTGCGCGGCGAGGTCTACATGCCCAAAGACGCGTTCCAGGCACACAATCGCGAGCGGATCGAACGCGGCGAGGAACCCTTTGCCAACCCGCGGAACGCGACCGCGGGGACGATCCGGCAACTCGACCCCTCGATCGTCGCCGAACGCCCGCTCGAGGTCTTCTTCTTCGACGTGCTCGAAGCCAGCGACCTCGAAGAGAGTCACCGCGAGGAACTCGAGCGGTTCCCCGAGTGGGGGCTGCGGGTGACGGATCACGTCGAGACAGCGGAGTCGATCGACGACGCGATCGACTACCGCGACCGTATGCTCGAGGCCCGCGACGACCTGAACTACGAGATCGACGGCACCGTGATCAAGGTCGACGATCGCGACGCCCGCGAAGAGCTCGGACGGACCGCCAGACACGACCGCTACGCCTTCGCCTACAAGTTCCCCGCACGAGCGGAGGTGACACCGATCGTCGACGTCGCCGTCCAGATCGGTCGCACCGGCAGAGTGACGCCGGTCGCCCTGCTCGAGCCGGTCGACGTCGGCGGTGTCACGGTCTCGCGGGCGAGCCTGCACAATCCCGAGGAGATCGCGGAGAAGAACGTCGACGTCGGCGACACGGTCCGCGTCCAGCGTGCGGGCGACGTGATCCCCTACGTCGAGGAGGTCGTGGAGAAAGGGACGGAGAACGACCCCGAGAGTCACTACGAACTCCCCGATCACTGCCCGGTCTGTGACAGCGCGATCGAACGCGACGGCCCGATGGCGTTCTGTACCGGCGGGCTGGCCTGTGACGCACAGCTCCGGCGGTCGATCGAGTACTACGCGAGCGACGACGGCCTCGACCTCGAGGGGCTGGGCGAGAAGAGCGTTCGACAACTCGTCGACGCCGGCCTGCTCGAGTCCGTCGCCGACCTCTACGAACTCGAGCGCGAGGACCTCACGGAACTCGAGGGATGGGGCGAGAGGAGCGCCGAAAACCTCCTGGACGAAATCGAAGACACCCGCGAACCACCGCTCGCGGACTTCCTCTCGGCGCTGGGAATCCCCCACGTCGGCCCGACGACAGCCCGCGAACTCGCCCGCGAGTTCGGAACCTTCGAGGCCGTCCGCGAGACCGCCGAAACCGAACCCGAACGACTCGAGGGCGTCGACGACGTCGGCGAGACCGTCGCCGGCCAGATCCACGACTTCTTCACGAGCGAGGCAAACGCCGAGGCGGTCGACGACGTGCTCGAGCACGTCTCCCCGACGGAGTCCGAACTCGAGTCCGGCGGCGACGAACTCGAGGGACTGACCTTCGTCTTCACGGGCTCGCTCGAGGGCGTGACCCGCAGCGAGGCCCAGGAGACCGTCGAAGCCCACGGTGCAAACGCCACGAGCAGTGTCTCCGGGAACACGGACTACCTCGTCGTCGGCGAGAACCCCGGCCAGACGAAACGCGACGACGCCCAGGACAACGACGTACCGATTATCGACGAAGGAGAGTTCCGGGAGTTACTGGTGGAGTACGGGATCGACCTCGAGTAA
- a CDS encoding tryptophan--tRNA ligase yields MTEQPDTTDSIDDETNSGSKTPIDGEFTVTPYAVKGEIDYDKLLERFGADPLTDEQIRRFPEHPMLRRRIFYAGRGVDRYLEAAETGEPHAIVTGRGPSGPMHLGHVLPLYLAKRFQEETGAMVYVPLSDDEKYLAKDQSFESIGKHTRDNLRDILAVGFDPERTRIVIDTADADVIYPLAVRLANYLTPATVEAVYGEQDTIGLQFYPAVQATHLLLPQLVDGRQPTLVPIAIDQDPHVRICRDVATKESLPVDKPGALLGRFLPSLEGPGKMSSSGDVPSIELTADPETVATTIRKHAYTGGRATLEEHREHGGDPTVDVPFQYLRFFFEEDDEELERIAKQYRAGELPSGELKATAIDRITAFLTAHQRGRDALGGLEDELEPYRLTDGERRRPLERAGVPMTTRSD; encoded by the coding sequence ATGACGGAGCAACCTGATACGACCGACAGCATCGACGACGAGACGAACTCCGGCTCGAAGACGCCTATCGACGGCGAGTTCACCGTCACTCCCTACGCAGTCAAAGGCGAGATCGACTACGACAAACTGCTCGAGCGGTTCGGCGCAGACCCGCTGACGGACGAGCAGATCCGACGATTTCCCGAGCATCCGATGTTGCGCCGGCGGATCTTCTACGCCGGCCGGGGCGTCGATCGGTACCTCGAGGCCGCCGAGACGGGCGAACCCCACGCCATCGTGACGGGGAGAGGACCGTCGGGTCCGATGCACCTGGGGCACGTCCTGCCGCTGTATCTCGCGAAGCGGTTTCAGGAGGAGACGGGCGCGATGGTCTACGTTCCGCTGTCCGACGACGAGAAGTACCTCGCGAAAGATCAGTCGTTCGAGTCGATCGGCAAGCACACGCGCGACAATCTCCGCGATATTCTTGCCGTCGGCTTCGATCCCGAGCGTACGCGGATCGTGATCGACACGGCCGACGCGGACGTGATCTACCCGCTCGCGGTTCGACTCGCGAACTACCTCACGCCGGCCACCGTCGAGGCCGTCTACGGCGAGCAAGACACGATCGGGTTGCAGTTCTATCCCGCCGTGCAGGCGACGCATCTGTTGCTCCCCCAGCTCGTCGACGGTCGTCAGCCGACGCTCGTCCCTATCGCCATCGATCAGGACCCACACGTCCGAATCTGTCGCGACGTCGCCACGAAGGAGTCTCTGCCCGTCGACAAGCCTGGCGCCTTGCTCGGGCGCTTCCTGCCGAGCCTCGAGGGGCCGGGCAAGATGAGTTCCTCCGGCGACGTGCCATCGATCGAACTCACCGCCGATCCCGAGACCGTCGCGACGACGATCCGCAAACACGCCTACACCGGCGGTCGGGCGACGCTCGAGGAACACCGCGAGCACGGCGGCGATCCAACCGTAGACGTCCCGTTCCAGTACCTCCGATTCTTCTTCGAGGAAGACGACGAGGAACTCGAGCGCATTGCAAAGCAGTATCGCGCTGGAGAGTTGCCTAGTGGCGAACTGAAAGCGACCGCGATCGACCGGATCACAGCCTTCCTGACGGCCCACCAACGCGGGCGCGACGCGCTGGGTGGTCTCGAGGACGAACTCGAGCCCTATCGACTGACCGACGGCGAGCGCCGACGACCGCTCGAGCGGGCCGGAGTTCCGATGACGACGAGATCCGACTGA
- a CDS encoding ABC transporter permease: MSSETDATPSSSINVDSIRAVAKKDFQDSIRSWMFWGLSLFFFTLLVTVTGVISYFGEDLAAQAERTSILVFFVSEITRLIIPLIALILGWKSIAGERESGSIKVLLSLPHSRKDVLLGKLLGRSAVLSVSLIVGFVLAAVVVAGILGTFDVADYVGLLAMSIIYGIAYTSIAVSLSSVTRSTTVAGGAMVGVFVMFYVVWNTLSTVFNELAQREFLFFDTVSYTAEIQGQEIQAERLPDWTYLILNLDPGEAYGRVLTLATDVELIELQVDLTEQMFGGELPIFLQDWFSFLILLFWIVVPVAIALYRFDRVDL; the protein is encoded by the coding sequence ATGAGTTCGGAGACCGACGCGACGCCCTCGAGTTCGATCAACGTCGATAGCATCCGTGCCGTCGCGAAGAAGGACTTCCAGGACTCGATCCGGTCGTGGATGTTCTGGGGACTGAGTCTCTTCTTCTTTACGCTGCTGGTCACCGTAACGGGCGTTATCTCGTACTTCGGTGAAGACCTCGCTGCCCAGGCGGAGCGGACCTCGATACTCGTGTTCTTCGTGAGCGAAATTACTCGTCTGATCATTCCGCTGATCGCGCTGATACTCGGCTGGAAGTCGATCGCCGGCGAGCGCGAGTCCGGCAGCATCAAGGTGTTGCTCTCTTTGCCTCACTCTCGGAAGGACGTGTTGCTCGGGAAACTCCTCGGTCGATCCGCGGTGCTCTCGGTCTCATTGATCGTCGGCTTCGTCCTCGCTGCCGTCGTCGTCGCCGGTATTCTCGGGACGTTCGACGTCGCCGACTACGTCGGTCTGCTCGCGATGTCGATCATCTACGGCATCGCGTACACGAGCATCGCGGTCTCCCTGTCGTCGGTCACTCGTTCGACGACCGTCGCCGGTGGAGCGATGGTCGGTGTATTCGTCATGTTTTACGTCGTCTGGAACACGCTCTCGACCGTCTTCAACGAACTCGCACAGCGGGAGTTCCTCTTCTTCGATACCGTCTCCTACACGGCCGAAATTCAGGGTCAAGAGATCCAGGCCGAACGCTTGCCCGACTGGACGTATCTCATCCTCAACCTGGATCCCGGTGAGGCCTACGGTCGCGTCCTGACGCTCGCGACTGACGTCGAATTGATCGAACTGCAGGTCGATCTCACCGAACAGATGTTCGGCGGCGAGCTACCGATCTTCCTGCAGGACTGGTTCTCGTTCCTGATCCTGCTGTTCTGGATCGTCGTCCCGGTCGCGATCGCACTCTACCGGTTCGACCGCGTCGACCTGTAG
- a CDS encoding glutathione S-transferase N-terminal domain-containing protein — translation MADPDLVLYELAGCPYCMKVRRALEDLGLEYESRSVPRARNDRTAVYETSGQYGVPVLVDHTNDVEGMPESDDIVAYLYEEYGDGQEPPPSGLVGRLLTRLL, via the coding sequence ATGGCCGATCCCGACCTCGTCCTCTACGAACTCGCGGGCTGTCCGTACTGCATGAAAGTTCGGCGGGCACTCGAGGACCTCGGACTCGAGTACGAGTCCCGCTCCGTCCCTCGAGCCCGGAACGACCGGACCGCCGTCTACGAGACGAGCGGACAGTACGGCGTGCCGGTACTCGTCGATCACACGAACGACGTGGAGGGAATGCCGGAGAGTGACGACATCGTCGCGTACCTCTACGAGGAGTACGGCGACGGTCAGGAGCCGCCGCCGTCGGGACTGGTCGGACGACTGCTAACGCGGCTGTTATAG
- a CDS encoding 2Fe-2S iron-sulfur cluster-binding protein: protein MTEYDVTLEWPDGRTETVAVDPRETVLEVALRQGIRLPYDCREGTCITCVGRVLAAGEDDTPDAEEAVDAADVFDYRRQPRALTERERADGYVLLCIAVPRDDCRVAVGPMVRAEVGDSPWS, encoded by the coding sequence GTGACCGAGTACGACGTGACCCTCGAGTGGCCGGACGGCCGAACCGAGACGGTCGCGGTCGATCCACGGGAGACGGTGCTCGAGGTAGCGCTACGGCAGGGAATTCGACTGCCGTACGACTGCCGAGAGGGGACCTGTATCACCTGCGTCGGCCGGGTTCTCGCGGCCGGCGAGGATGATACCCCCGACGCGGAGGAAGCAGTCGACGCCGCCGACGTGTTCGACTATCGACGCCAGCCCAGGGCGCTCACCGAGCGCGAGCGAGCGGACGGCTACGTCCTGCTGTGTATCGCCGTACCGCGGGACGACTGCCGCGTCGCGGTCGGGCCGATGGTTCGTGCCGAAGTGGGCGACAGTCCGTGGAGCTAA
- a CDS encoding ArsA family ATPase, producing the protein MTTCLFYGGKGGVGKTTCAAATALSLADAGHETLVVSTDPAHSLSDSLEIDLGPEPAEIGDESFEAIDPEPDATTWAGELWAAEIDPDTRAKRYEKLATALASDLRGAGIRLTDEEVERIFAAGTPAGGDELAALDLLVEYVETDRWDVVVFDTAPTGHTLRLFDTPEVMGLALETTRSLRGQVRRIGTAARTAVLGPMSAMATEGDDEDDLAAFQARLERARDLITDPERTEFRVVTVPEGMAIAETERLVAQLREDEVPIERLVVNRVLEDPTDGCSRCESRRQRHEERVAEIRETFPDLEVVTLPELEGEVQGLEAVWSIAEQLPAERRL; encoded by the coding sequence ATGACCACCTGTCTCTTCTACGGCGGGAAAGGCGGCGTCGGGAAGACGACCTGTGCGGCCGCGACCGCTCTCTCACTGGCCGACGCCGGCCACGAGACACTGGTCGTCTCGACCGACCCCGCACACTCCCTTTCCGACTCGCTCGAGATCGATCTCGGTCCGGAACCGGCCGAAATCGGCGACGAGTCGTTCGAAGCCATCGATCCAGAGCCGGATGCGACGACCTGGGCGGGCGAACTCTGGGCGGCCGAGATCGATCCCGACACTCGAGCGAAGCGATACGAGAAACTGGCGACAGCGCTGGCCTCGGACCTCCGTGGCGCCGGCATTCGCCTCACCGACGAGGAGGTCGAGCGGATCTTCGCCGCGGGGACGCCGGCTGGTGGCGACGAACTCGCCGCACTGGACCTGCTCGTCGAGTACGTCGAGACCGACCGCTGGGACGTCGTCGTCTTCGACACCGCACCGACGGGCCACACACTGCGGCTGTTCGACACGCCCGAGGTGATGGGGCTCGCACTCGAGACGACCCGCTCGCTGCGTGGTCAGGTTCGCCGGATCGGAACCGCCGCACGAACCGCCGTCCTCGGTCCGATGTCCGCGATGGCAACCGAGGGCGACGACGAGGACGACCTCGCGGCGTTCCAGGCCCGACTCGAGCGCGCCCGCGACCTGATCACCGACCCCGAACGGACCGAGTTCCGCGTCGTCACAGTCCCCGAGGGGATGGCCATCGCCGAGACCGAGCGACTCGTCGCTCAGCTCCGCGAGGACGAGGTCCCCATCGAGCGACTCGTCGTCAACCGGGTGCTCGAGGACCCGACCGACGGCTGCAGTCGGTGCGAGTCGCGCCGGCAGCGCCACGAGGAACGCGTTGCCGAGATCCGGGAGACGTTTCCGGACCTCGAGGTCGTCACGTTGCCCGAACTCGAGGGGGAAGTGCAGGGGCTCGAGGCGGTGTGGTCGATCGCAGAGCAGTTGCCCGCCGAACGCCGTCTATAG